From the genome of Streptomyces sp. NBC_01341, one region includes:
- the rpsF gene encoding 30S ribosomal protein S6 translates to MRHYEVMVILDPDLEERAVSPLIENFLSVVREGNGKVEKVDTWGRRRLSYEIKKKPEGIYSVIDLQAEPAVVKELDRQMNLNESVLRTKVLRPETH, encoded by the coding sequence ATGCGTCACTACGAAGTGATGGTCATCCTCGACCCCGATCTCGAGGAGCGAGCTGTCTCCCCGCTGATCGAGAACTTCCTCTCCGTCGTCCGTGAGGGCAACGGAAAGGTCGAGAAGGTCGACACCTGGGGCCGTCGTCGTCTCTCTTACGAGATCAAGAAGAAGCCTGAGGGCATCTACTCGGTCATCGACCTGCAGGCCGAGCCTGCGGTCGTCAAGGAGCTCGACCGACAGATGAACCTGAACGAGTCGGTCCTCCGGACCAAGGTCCTCCGTCCCGAGACCCACTGA
- a CDS encoding single-stranded DNA-binding protein, translating into MAGETVITVVGNLVDDPELRFTPSGAAVAKFRVASTPRIFDRQTNEWKDGEGLFLTCSVWRQAAENVAESLQRGMRVVVQGRLKQRSYEDREGVKRTVYELDVEEVGPSLKSATAKVTKTSGRGGQGGGQGGYGGGQQGGGNWGGGPGGGGQQGGGGTPADDPWATSAPAGGQQSGGQQGGGGGWGGSSGGSGGSGGSGGGYSDEPPF; encoded by the coding sequence ATGGCAGGCGAGACCGTCATCACGGTCGTCGGCAATCTCGTCGACGACCCCGAGCTGCGCTTCACCCCGTCCGGTGCGGCGGTCGCGAAGTTCCGTGTCGCGTCCACTCCCCGCATCTTCGACCGGCAGACCAATGAGTGGAAGGACGGCGAAGGCCTGTTCCTCACCTGCTCGGTCTGGCGTCAGGCGGCGGAGAACGTCGCGGAGTCGCTTCAGCGAGGCATGCGCGTCGTCGTGCAGGGCCGGTTGAAGCAGCGGTCCTACGAGGACCGTGAGGGCGTCAAGCGCACGGTCTACGAGCTGGACGTCGAGGAAGTCGGCCCCAGTTTGAAGAGCGCCACGGCCAAGGTCACCAAGACCAGCGGTCGCGGTGGCCAGGGTGGCGGCCAGGGTGGATACGGCGGTGGCCAGCAGGGCGGCGGCAACTGGGGCGGCGGTCCCGGTGGCGGTGGCCAGCAGGGCGGCGGCGGTACTCCCGCCGACGACCCGTGGGCCACCAGCGCGCCTGCCGGCGGTCAGCAGAGCGGGGGCCAGCAGGGCGGCGGAGGCGGTTGGGGCGGAAGCTCCGGCGGTTCCGGCGGATCTGGTGGTTCTGGCGGCGGCTACTCGGACGAGCCTCCCTTCTAG
- a CDS encoding alanine racemase, producing MALSLYVDTARWRAHQKSVLDQFPGLVPVCKGNGYGFGHERLADEAIRFGSDTLAVGTTYEAARIKDWFSGDLLVLTPFRRGEEPVPLPDRVIRSVSSVDGVHALVGARVVIECMSSMKRHGVKEEELGQLHAAIEDVRLEGFALHLPLDRTDGSDAVEEVITWMDRLRAARLPLHTMFVSHLRAEELARLQQQFPQTRFRARIGTRLWLGDHEATEYRGAVLDVTRVVKGDRFGYRQQKAASDGWLVVVAGGTSHGVGLEAPKALHGVMPRAKGVARAGLATVNRNLSPFVWAGKQRWFAEPPHMQVSILFVPSDAQEPSVGDELVAHLRHTTTQFDRLVER from the coding sequence ATGGCGCTCTCCCTCTACGTCGACACCGCGCGCTGGCGGGCGCACCAGAAGTCCGTGCTCGACCAGTTCCCGGGGCTCGTCCCCGTCTGCAAGGGCAACGGATACGGCTTCGGCCACGAGCGGCTGGCCGACGAGGCGATCCGCTTCGGGTCCGACACCCTGGCCGTCGGCACCACGTACGAGGCCGCCCGCATCAAGGACTGGTTCAGCGGCGACCTGCTGGTGCTGACCCCCTTCCGCAGGGGCGAGGAGCCGGTGCCGCTGCCCGACCGCGTCATCCGCTCCGTCTCCTCCGTGGACGGCGTACACGCCCTGGTGGGCGCGCGGGTGGTCATCGAGTGCATGAGCTCGATGAAGCGCCACGGCGTGAAGGAGGAGGAGCTCGGCCAGCTGCACGCGGCGATAGAGGACGTGCGCCTCGAAGGGTTCGCCCTGCACCTGCCGCTCGACCGCACGGACGGTTCGGACGCGGTCGAGGAGGTCATCACCTGGATGGACCGTCTCCGCGCCGCCCGGCTGCCCCTGCACACGATGTTCGTCAGCCACCTGCGTGCCGAGGAGCTGGCCCGCCTTCAGCAGCAGTTCCCGCAGACCCGCTTCCGCGCACGCATCGGCACGCGGCTCTGGCTCGGCGACCACGAGGCCACCGAGTACCGCGGCGCCGTGCTCGACGTCACGCGCGTCGTCAAGGGCGACCGCTTCGGCTACCGCCAGCAGAAGGCCGCTTCCGACGGGTGGCTCGTGGTCGTCGCCGGCGGAACATCCCACGGTGTGGGCCTGGAGGCTCCGAAGGCCCTGCACGGAGTGATGCCCCGCGCCAAGGGTGTCGCACGCGCGGGGCTGGCCACGGTGAACCGCAACCTGTCGCCGTTCGTCTGGGCGGGCAAGCAGCGCTGGTTCGCCGAGCCGCCGCACATGCAGGTGTCGATCCTCTTCGTTCCCTCGGACGCCCAGGAGCCGAGCGTCGGCGACGAACTGGTGGCCCACCTGCGCCACACGACCACCCAGTTCGACCGCCTCGTGGAACGGTAG
- a CDS encoding MATE family efflux transporter, which translates to MTQAPADRRPSRRRHDREIIALAVPAFGALVAEPLFVMVDSAIVGHLGTPQLAGLAIAAALLTTAVSIFVFLAYATTAAVARRVGAGDLASAIRQGMDGIWLALLIGVVVVALTLPLAPWLVNAFGASDTAAPYASTYLRISSLGIPAMLIVLAATGVLRGLQNTRTPLYVAIGGFAVNGALNLALVYGAGLGIAGSAWGTVIAQVAMAVVYLIVVVRGARKHGASLRPDLAGIRASAQAGIPLLVRTLSLRAVLLIATLVAARLGDTDIAAHQIILSLWSLTAFALDAIAIAGQAIIGRYLGASDTEGAREACRRMIQWGIASGVVLGLLIVLARPLFVPLFTSDNDVQHTLLPALLVVALSQPICGVVFVLDGVLMGAGDGRYLASAMILTLAVFAPFALLVPSFGGGLTALWWAMTLMMGVRLVTLWLRARSGRWIVTGATR; encoded by the coding sequence ATGACCCAGGCCCCCGCCGACCGGCGGCCGTCCCGCCGCAGACATGATCGCGAGATCATCGCGCTCGCCGTCCCCGCCTTTGGCGCTCTCGTCGCGGAGCCACTTTTCGTGATGGTCGACAGCGCCATCGTCGGCCATCTCGGCACTCCTCAACTGGCTGGCCTGGCCATCGCGGCGGCTCTGCTGACCACCGCGGTCAGCATCTTCGTCTTCCTCGCCTACGCCACCACCGCTGCCGTCGCCCGCCGCGTGGGCGCGGGAGATCTCGCTTCCGCCATCCGGCAGGGCATGGACGGCATCTGGCTCGCCCTTCTCATCGGCGTGGTGGTGGTCGCGCTCACCCTTCCCCTGGCTCCATGGCTGGTGAATGCCTTCGGTGCGTCCGACACCGCAGCACCGTACGCCAGCACCTACCTGCGGATCTCCAGCCTGGGCATTCCGGCCATGCTCATCGTCCTGGCGGCCACCGGAGTACTGCGCGGACTGCAGAACACCCGCACACCCCTCTACGTCGCAATCGGCGGATTCGCGGTGAACGGCGCCCTCAACCTCGCCCTCGTCTACGGTGCCGGCCTCGGGATCGCAGGGTCCGCGTGGGGAACGGTCATCGCCCAGGTAGCGATGGCGGTCGTCTACCTGATCGTCGTCGTGCGCGGAGCGCGTAAGCACGGAGCCTCGCTCCGTCCAGACCTGGCGGGCATCCGCGCCAGCGCCCAAGCGGGTATCCCCTTGCTGGTCCGCACCCTTTCCCTACGGGCAGTCCTGCTGATCGCCACACTGGTGGCCGCACGACTCGGCGATACGGACATCGCCGCACACCAGATCATCCTGTCGCTCTGGAGCCTCACGGCCTTCGCGCTCGACGCGATCGCCATCGCGGGCCAGGCCATCATCGGCCGGTACCTGGGAGCGAGCGACACAGAGGGCGCCCGGGAGGCCTGCCGCAGGATGATCCAGTGGGGAATCGCGTCAGGGGTGGTACTGGGTCTGTTGATCGTGCTCGCCCGGCCGCTGTTCGTCCCCCTGTTCACCAGCGACAACGATGTACAGCACACCCTTCTCCCCGCTTTGCTCGTGGTGGCACTCTCCCAGCCGATCTGCGGTGTGGTCTTTGTGCTGGACGGAGTCCTCATGGGGGCGGGGGACGGCCGATACCTCGCCTCGGCCATGATCCTGACCCTGGCAGTCTTCGCTCCGTTCGCGCTCCTCGTCCCCAGCTTCGGAGGCGGTCTCACCGCTCTCTGGTGGGCCATGACGCTGATGATGGGAGTACGGCTGGTGACACTCTGGCTGCGTGCGCGTTCGGGGCGCTGGATCGTCACCGGCGCCACGCGCTGA
- the rplI gene encoding 50S ribosomal protein L9: MKIILTHEVTGLGAAGDVVDVKDGYARNYLVPRGFAIRWTKGGEKDVAQIRRARKIHEIATIEQANEIKAKLEAVKVRLAVRSGDAGRLFGSVTPADIASAIKSAGGPDVDKRRVELGSPIKTLGGHQVSVRLHPDVAAKLGIEVVAA; this comes from the coding sequence ATGAAGATCATCCTCACCCACGAGGTCACAGGCCTCGGTGCCGCAGGTGACGTCGTGGACGTCAAGGACGGGTACGCCCGTAACTACCTGGTTCCGCGTGGCTTTGCCATTCGCTGGACCAAGGGTGGCGAGAAGGACGTGGCGCAGATCCGCCGCGCCCGCAAGATCCACGAGATCGCGACGATCGAGCAGGCCAACGAGATCAAGGCCAAGCTCGAGGCCGTCAAGGTCCGGCTGGCTGTTCGCTCCGGCGACGCCGGCCGTCTGTTCGGCTCCGTCACCCCGGCCGACATCGCTTCGGCGATCAAGTCTGCCGGTGGCCCGGACGTCGACAAGCGTCGCGTCGAGCTCGGCTCGCCGATCAAGACGCTTGGCGGACACCAGGTGTCCGTCCGGCTGCACCCCGACGTTGCCGCGAAGCTCGGCATCGAGGTCGTTGCTGCCTAA
- a CDS encoding transglycosylase domain-containing protein: MSEHRRKASQPQGGGRAAARRAAQQPAGRRTDASRRATSESPSDTYGEESSPGGRAEARRAAQRGGSRRRGGGDNSGQEGRGRGRADSGKKRLIDYPRAGKYGARRWVPSWKLFSGLALGFLGVMMGAAGIAYALVVPPEPKDLATAQNNIYYWADDTPMAAAGGDVNRQEIEYAQIPVAMRNAVISAENKSFEHDRGIDPMGIARAFYNMAKGGDTQGGSTITQQYVKNSMLTQDQTLSRKFKELFITLKVGKTESKEKVMKGYLNVSYYGRGASGLQAAARAYYNKDAQELNPSECAFLATLLKGASYYDPAGAPEIDPVRATKKENTRRAKARWKWILDEEVKDGRLPAAERAKYTTFPMPQEPKTDDALGGQTGYLVDLARKYFLAHNKRHVTGKELALGGYEIHTTFDKKKVKQLEKAINTVYKAKIDPKKRPDKDTHVEFGGASVDTKTGAIVATYGGQDATKHYTNNADATGAQVGSTWKPFVLAAAMQYGKRDPKLPEDQGLSDRKLVSQKSIYNGDNKLRITKYNGEVWRAKDQAELLQTNDGDHSYGPVTLRYAMQESANSPYVQLGMDVGTDKVKQAAMDAGLRDDEFMADSNVPSFSIGTSSPSAIRMAGAYATFATSGKQRDPFSVTEVKHKGEVIYQHETETKNRFSPAIADNVTDVLKNVVEHGTGTPAQLPGRDVAGKTGTTDGNKSAWFVGYTPQLSTAVSMFRLDDDETKKNRKFLEMYGTGGEKSIHGASFPAQIWHDYMADAMQGKKVINFPKPEPWGEKLYGGGASPSPTPSPTPSPSETTKAPETPSPTPTTPSPTPSDTCAPLDWDCKNNGGATAGQDNGGTTDGTTNAGTDAGTTDGGTDTGTTQGTTQGTTQGTTQGTTNGNSNSNGALFGGGG; this comes from the coding sequence ATGAGCGAGCACCGTCGCAAAGCGTCCCAACCGCAAGGTGGCGGGCGCGCAGCGGCCAGACGAGCCGCCCAACAGCCTGCTGGACGTCGCACTGATGCGTCACGCAGAGCAACTTCAGAGTCACCCTCCGACACCTACGGCGAGGAGTCGTCGCCCGGCGGCCGCGCCGAGGCGCGCCGTGCCGCCCAGCGGGGCGGGAGCAGGCGACGGGGAGGTGGTGACAACAGCGGTCAGGAAGGGCGTGGCAGGGGGCGCGCCGATTCCGGCAAGAAGCGCCTGATCGATTACCCGCGGGCCGGCAAGTACGGTGCACGTCGCTGGGTTCCGTCGTGGAAGCTGTTCTCCGGCCTGGCCCTGGGCTTTCTCGGCGTCATGATGGGCGCCGCCGGCATCGCCTACGCCCTGGTGGTGCCGCCGGAGCCCAAGGACCTCGCCACCGCCCAGAACAACATCTACTACTGGGCCGACGACACGCCGATGGCCGCCGCGGGCGGTGACGTCAACCGCCAGGAGATCGAGTACGCCCAGATTCCGGTGGCGATGCGGAACGCCGTCATCTCCGCCGAGAACAAGTCGTTCGAACACGACAGGGGCATCGACCCCATGGGCATCGCCCGCGCCTTCTACAACATGGCGAAGGGGGGTGACACACAGGGCGGTTCGACGATCACCCAGCAGTACGTGAAGAACTCCATGCTCACCCAGGACCAGACTCTGAGCCGGAAGTTCAAGGAACTCTTCATCACGCTCAAGGTCGGCAAGACGGAGAGCAAAGAGAAGGTCATGAAGGGGTACCTCAACGTCTCCTACTACGGACGTGGTGCTTCCGGACTGCAGGCCGCGGCGCGTGCGTACTACAACAAGGACGCCCAGGAACTGAACCCCAGTGAGTGCGCCTTCCTGGCGACGCTGCTCAAGGGCGCGAGCTACTACGACCCCGCCGGTGCCCCTGAGATCGACCCGGTGAGGGCCACAAAGAAGGAGAACACCCGGCGGGCCAAGGCCCGCTGGAAGTGGATCCTCGACGAGGAGGTCAAGGACGGTCGGTTGCCGGCGGCCGAGCGTGCCAAGTACACGACCTTTCCCATGCCGCAGGAGCCGAAGACGGACGACGCACTGGGCGGCCAGACCGGTTACCTCGTCGACCTCGCCAGGAAGTACTTCCTCGCGCACAACAAGAGGCACGTCACCGGCAAGGAACTCGCCCTGGGCGGCTACGAGATCCACACGACCTTCGACAAGAAGAAGGTCAAACAGCTCGAGAAGGCGATCAACACGGTCTACAAGGCCAAGATCGACCCGAAGAAGCGTCCCGACAAGGACACACACGTCGAGTTCGGCGGCGCGTCGGTGGACACCAAGACGGGTGCCATCGTCGCCACGTACGGCGGCCAGGACGCGACGAAGCACTACACCAACAACGCGGACGCGACCGGTGCGCAGGTCGGCTCGACGTGGAAGCCGTTCGTGCTGGCAGCCGCCATGCAGTACGGAAAGCGTGACCCGAAACTCCCTGAGGACCAGGGCCTTTCGGACCGCAAGCTCGTGTCGCAGAAGAGTATCTACAACGGCGACAACAAGCTGAGGATCACGAAGTACAACGGCGAGGTCTGGCGCGCGAAGGACCAGGCCGAGCTGCTCCAGACCAACGACGGTGACCACAGTTATGGGCCCGTCACCCTGCGCTACGCCATGCAGGAGTCGGCGAACTCCCCCTACGTCCAGCTCGGCATGGACGTCGGCACCGACAAGGTCAAGCAGGCGGCGATGGACGCGGGGTTGCGTGACGACGAGTTCATGGCCGACTCGAACGTGCCCTCGTTCTCCATCGGCACGTCCTCTCCGAGTGCCATCCGCATGGCCGGCGCCTACGCCACCTTCGCCACCAGCGGCAAGCAGCGGGACCCCTTCTCGGTCACCGAGGTGAAGCACAAGGGTGAGGTCATCTACCAGCACGAGACGGAGACCAAGAACCGGTTTTCCCCTGCCATCGCGGACAACGTCACCGACGTGCTGAAGAACGTCGTCGAGCACGGGACGGGTACACCCGCGCAGCTGCCGGGACGCGACGTGGCGGGCAAGACGGGTACCACCGACGGCAACAAGTCGGCCTGGTTCGTCGGCTACACCCCGCAGCTGTCCACCGCCGTCAGCATGTTCCGGCTGGACGACGACGAGACGAAGAAGAACCGCAAGTTCCTTGAGATGTACGGCACCGGCGGCGAGAAGTCGATCCACGGTGCCTCGTTCCCGGCACAGATCTGGCACGACTACATGGCCGACGCCATGCAGGGCAAGAAGGTCATCAACTTCCCGAAGCCCGAACCGTGGGGCGAGAAGCTCTACGGCGGTGGCGCCAGCCCCAGCCCGACGCCGAGCCCGACTCCCTCGCCCTCGGAGACCACCAAGGCCCCCGAGACGCCGTCGCCCACCCCGACGACCCCGTCCCCCACGCCGAGCGACACGTGTGCGCCGCTCGACTGGGACTGCAAGAACAACGGCGGAGCGACCGCGGGCCAGGACAACGGCGGCACCACCGACGGGACCACGAACGCAGGGACCGACGCCGGGACCACGGACGGCGGTACTGACACCGGCACGACGCAAGGCACGACGCAAGGCACGACGCAGGGCACGACGCAGGGCACGACCAACGGCAACTCGAACAGCAACGGCGCGCTCTTCGGAGGCGGTGGATAG
- a CDS encoding glycosyltransferase family 87 protein encodes MPSAEATSVDQEPSVVPPTRQDEIAAAGSELIGGPKGRWARFGSGPLTPVRVIALLAIGMFALGMVQKVPCYDWAWFRGTSSQYTHACYSDIPHLYLGRGFADGLVPYFDRLSGDMAYLEYPVLTGLFMQIASWLTLTPSSDPIQQREQIYWMVNAGMLMICAVIIAVCVARTHRRRPWDGLLVALAPALALTATINWDLLAVALTAAAMLMWSRGRPLAFGVLIGLATAAKLYPVLLLGPLLVLCFRAGKWRECGSAVFGAAAAWLVVNLPVMLYAPEGWKKFYTFSQERQIDYGSFWLIITQRTGRPIDVDTVNTASVALMIVLCAGIAGLALGARRRPRFAQLAFLVVAAFILTNKVYSPQYVLWLIPLAALARPRWRDFLVWQACEVAYFLGIWFYLAYTTSGDKHQGLPQEGYQVAILLHLVGTLYLCAMVVRDILRPERDPVRRDGADDPSGGVLDGAPDKVALAGPADRRAAGNTAPAVEGPRVEWGTAGRTASD; translated from the coding sequence ATGCCAAGCGCAGAAGCCACGAGCGTGGACCAGGAGCCGTCCGTCGTACCGCCCACGCGACAGGACGAGATCGCCGCCGCGGGCAGCGAACTGATCGGCGGGCCGAAGGGCCGCTGGGCGCGGTTCGGTTCCGGGCCGCTCACCCCGGTGCGCGTCATCGCGCTCCTGGCGATCGGGATGTTCGCACTCGGCATGGTGCAGAAGGTCCCCTGCTACGACTGGGCCTGGTTCCGCGGCACCAGCTCGCAGTACACGCACGCCTGCTACTCCGACATCCCGCACCTCTACCTCGGGCGCGGCTTCGCCGACGGCCTCGTGCCGTACTTCGACCGGCTCAGCGGCGACATGGCGTACCTTGAGTACCCCGTCCTGACCGGCCTGTTCATGCAGATCGCGTCCTGGCTGACGCTGACGCCGTCCTCGGACCCGATCCAGCAGCGCGAGCAGATCTACTGGATGGTCAACGCGGGCATGCTGATGATCTGCGCCGTGATCATCGCGGTGTGCGTCGCCCGTACGCACCGGCGCCGCCCGTGGGACGGCCTGCTCGTCGCGCTCGCCCCGGCCCTCGCCCTCACCGCGACCATCAACTGGGACCTGCTCGCCGTCGCGCTGACGGCCGCGGCGATGCTCATGTGGTCCCGGGGCAGGCCCCTCGCGTTCGGCGTCCTGATCGGCCTTGCGACGGCCGCCAAGCTGTATCCCGTGCTGCTCCTGGGGCCCCTGCTGGTGCTGTGCTTCCGGGCCGGGAAGTGGCGCGAGTGCGGTTCCGCCGTGTTCGGCGCGGCCGCGGCCTGGCTGGTGGTGAACCTGCCGGTGATGCTGTACGCCCCCGAGGGCTGGAAGAAGTTCTACACGTTCAGTCAGGAACGGCAGATCGACTACGGCTCCTTCTGGCTGATCATCACCCAGCGCACCGGCAGGCCCATCGACGTGGACACGGTCAACACCGCCTCCGTGGCACTGATGATCGTGCTGTGCGCGGGGATCGCCGGGCTGGCGCTGGGAGCCCGGCGCAGGCCCAGATTCGCGCAGCTCGCGTTCCTGGTCGTGGCCGCGTTCATCCTGACGAACAAGGTCTACTCGCCGCAGTACGTCCTCTGGCTGATCCCGCTGGCCGCGCTGGCCAGGCCGCGCTGGCGCGACTTCCTCGTCTGGCAGGCCTGCGAGGTCGCGTACTTCCTGGGCATCTGGTTCTACCTCGCCTACACGACGAGCGGCGACAAGCACCAGGGGCTGCCGCAGGAGGGCTACCAGGTCGCGATCCTCCTGCACCTGGTGGGAACGCTCTACCTGTGCGCCATGGTCGTCAGGGACATCCTGAGGCCGGAGAGGGACCCCGTGCGGCGCGACGGGGCCGACGACCCGTCGGGCGGGGTGCTCGACGGTGCGCCGGACAAGGTCGCGCTCGCGGGTCCGGCGGACCGCCGTGCGGCCGGAAACACCGCACCCGCGGTCGAAGGACCGCGGGTGGAGTGGGGCACCGCCGGCCGGACGGCGTCCGACTGA
- the rpsR gene encoding 30S ribosomal protein S18: MAKPPVRKPKKKVCAFCKDKTQYVDYKDTNMLRKFISDRGKIRARRVTGNCTQHQRDVATAVKNSREMALLPYTSTAR, from the coding sequence ATGGCGAAGCCGCCTGTGCGCAAGCCTAAGAAGAAGGTCTGCGCGTTCTGCAAGGACAAGACCCAGTACGTGGACTACAAGGACACGAACATGCTGCGGAAGTTCATTTCCGACCGCGGCAAGATCCGTGCCCGCCGCGTCACCGGCAACTGCACGCAGCACCAGCGTGACGTCGCCACGGCAGTCAAGAACAGCCGTGAGATGGCGCTGCTGCCCTACACGTCCACCGCGCGATAA
- a CDS encoding lipid II:glycine glycyltransferase FemX has translation MSLTLRTISREQHLAYIQSLPSASHCQVPAWADVKTEWRSENLGWFDKSGEMVGAGLVLYRQLPKIKRYLAYLPEGPVINWYAPNLDEWLQPMLAHLKQQGAFSVKMGPPVVIRRWDSAAIKSGIQDPDVKRLRDVEASHIEPRAFEVSDRLRKMGWQQGEDGGAGFGDVQPRYVFQVPLANRSLEDVLKGFNQLWRRNIKKADKAGVEVVQAGYEDLAEWQRLYEITAVRDHFRPRPLSYFQRMWTVLNSEDPNRMRLYFARHNGVNLSAATMLVVGGHVWYSYGASDNIGREVRPSNAMQWRMLRDSYAMGATVYDLRGISDSLDETDHLFGLIQFKVGTGGEAVEYVGEWDFPLNKLLHKALDMYMSRR, from the coding sequence ATGAGCCTGACCCTGAGGACCATCAGCCGAGAACAGCATCTGGCCTACATCCAGAGCCTCCCCTCGGCCAGTCACTGCCAGGTCCCGGCGTGGGCTGATGTGAAGACCGAGTGGCGCTCCGAGAACCTCGGATGGTTCGACAAGAGCGGCGAGATGGTCGGCGCCGGACTGGTGCTCTACCGCCAGTTGCCCAAGATCAAGCGCTATCTCGCCTACCTTCCCGAGGGCCCGGTCATCAACTGGTACGCCCCGAACCTGGACGAGTGGCTCCAGCCGATGCTCGCCCACCTGAAGCAGCAGGGCGCCTTCTCCGTGAAGATGGGCCCGCCCGTGGTCATCCGGCGCTGGGACTCGGCCGCCATCAAGTCGGGCATCCAGGATCCCGACGTGAAGCGGCTCCGCGACGTCGAGGCGAGCCACATCGAGCCCCGCGCCTTCGAGGTCTCCGACCGGCTGCGCAAGATGGGCTGGCAGCAGGGCGAGGACGGCGGAGCCGGCTTCGGCGACGTGCAGCCGCGTTACGTCTTCCAGGTGCCGCTGGCCAATCGCTCCCTCGAGGACGTGCTGAAGGGCTTCAACCAGCTCTGGCGACGCAACATCAAGAAGGCCGACAAGGCCGGCGTCGAGGTCGTGCAGGCCGGTTACGAGGACCTCGCCGAGTGGCAGCGGCTGTACGAGATCACCGCCGTGCGAGACCACTTCAGGCCGCGCCCGCTCTCGTACTTCCAGCGGATGTGGACGGTCCTCAACTCCGAGGACCCCAACCGCATGCGGCTGTACTTCGCCCGGCACAACGGAGTGAACCTCTCGGCTGCCACGATGCTCGTCGTCGGTGGCCACGTCTGGTACTCCTACGGCGCCTCCGACAACATCGGGCGCGAGGTCCGTCCCTCCAACGCCATGCAGTGGCGGATGCTCCGCGACTCGTATGCCATGGGCGCGACCGTCTACGACCTGCGCGGCATCAGCGACTCGCTGGACGAGACCGACCACCTCTTCGGGCTGATCCAGTTCAAGGTGGGCACCGGCGGGGAAGCCGTCGAGTACGTCGGGGAATGGGACTTCCCCCTCAACAAGCTGCTGCACAAGGCGCTCGATATGTACATGTCGCGCCGCTAG